In the Natrinema amylolyticum genome, one interval contains:
- the wecB gene encoding non-hydrolyzing UDP-N-acetylglucosamine 2-epimerase, translating to MSTPRIAFVLGTRPEIIKLSPLVRACLERAIPHVVVHTGQHYSESLDTVFFEQLELPTPAHDLAVGSGDHGEQTAAMIRGLEGVLETERPDHVVVQGDTNSALAGAITASKREASLAHVEAGLRSFDREMPEEINRVLVDHVADHCFAPTDESARLLAAEGIDGNRVRVTGNTIVDAVLQHRELATEKSDVLAEYDLEPGSFSLLTAHRAENVDDPERFAGILEGVGAFATRTDREVVYPIHPRARETLAAFELSVPEPIRLVDPLDFLDFLTLEDHASLAITDSGGVQEEACILGTPCVTVRDSTERPETVDIGANRLVGTDPAAVVEGAEAMVDRPSTWSNPFGDGDAADRILDALL from the coding sequence ATGTCGACCCCCCGAATAGCGTTCGTGCTCGGCACTCGACCGGAGATCATCAAGCTCTCGCCGCTCGTTCGGGCGTGTCTCGAGCGGGCGATCCCGCACGTCGTCGTCCACACCGGACAGCACTACTCCGAGTCGCTCGATACGGTCTTCTTCGAGCAACTCGAGTTGCCGACGCCGGCCCACGACCTCGCGGTCGGTTCCGGCGACCACGGCGAGCAGACGGCCGCGATGATCCGCGGGCTCGAGGGCGTTCTCGAGACGGAGCGACCCGACCACGTCGTCGTCCAGGGCGACACGAACTCCGCGCTCGCCGGGGCGATCACGGCGAGCAAACGCGAGGCCTCGCTGGCGCACGTCGAGGCCGGACTGCGGAGCTTCGACCGCGAGATGCCCGAGGAGATCAACCGCGTACTGGTCGATCACGTCGCCGATCACTGCTTCGCGCCGACCGACGAGTCGGCGCGGCTGCTCGCGGCGGAGGGGATCGACGGCAATCGCGTCCGCGTCACCGGTAACACGATCGTCGACGCCGTCTTGCAGCACCGCGAGCTGGCGACGGAGAAGAGCGACGTGCTCGCGGAATACGACCTCGAGCCCGGGTCGTTCTCTCTCCTGACGGCCCACCGAGCGGAGAACGTCGACGACCCCGAGCGCTTCGCGGGGATCCTCGAGGGCGTCGGCGCGTTCGCGACGCGGACCGACCGCGAGGTCGTCTATCCGATCCATCCGCGGGCGCGAGAGACGCTCGCGGCGTTCGAGCTGTCGGTCCCGGAGCCGATTCGGCTCGTCGACCCGCTCGACTTCCTCGACTTCCTGACCCTCGAGGACCACGCGAGCCTCGCGATCACTGATTCGGGCGGGGTCCAGGAGGAAGCGTGCATCCTCGGGACGCCGTGCGTCACGGTTCGAGACAGCACCGAACGACCGGAGACGGTCGATATCGGTGCGAACCGACTCGTCGGGACCGACCCGGCGGCCGTCGTCGAGGGGGCCGAGGCGATGGTCGATCGGCCCAGTACGTGGTCGAATCCGTTCGGCGACGGCGACGCCGCCGACCGGATTTTGGACGCCTTACTGTAG
- a CDS encoding nucleotide sugar dehydrogenase has product MTSSDPRRDGAVEPARSGDDEFDSGGTRDGPAPSDPEGPALEPIEEVVVVGTGFVGLPLALLLADRGKRVVGVDIDSNLVRAINDGTLNVDEAELQALLESDAVERNLEARTEPTDGDAFVVSVPTPLTEPNKSPDLSALEAALESIRPYLEPGDLVNVESTVPPLTCAETVVPALEAAGLDPGAEIQLAHSPERILPGDVFEELVTNDRIIGGIDERSRRRAAMLYEPFLEGSVYYTDLLSAELCKLVENTYRDVNVALANEIALIGEELDVDASEVIDLANYHPRVDVLQPGIGVGGHCLPIDPWFLNEVDPEHTNLITTARRINDKMPAVAARKVRRALAPLADPTVVAFGAAYKPNVDDRRNSPAERIVADLRADGYRVRHYDRHVDELSYDELWSVLERESPDVVVQLVPHEETVAALAEHRVRLDDAGIELLQFGVENPIEP; this is encoded by the coding sequence ATGACATCGAGTGATCCGCGACGCGACGGCGCAGTGGAACCGGCACGGTCCGGTGACGACGAGTTCGACTCGGGCGGGACCCGCGACGGCCCCGCTCCCAGCGACCCCGAGGGACCGGCTCTCGAGCCGATCGAGGAGGTGGTCGTCGTCGGCACCGGCTTCGTCGGCCTGCCGCTGGCGCTGTTGCTCGCCGACCGCGGCAAGCGAGTCGTTGGCGTCGACATCGACAGCAACCTCGTCCGGGCGATCAACGACGGGACCCTGAACGTCGACGAGGCCGAACTGCAGGCGCTGTTGGAGTCCGACGCCGTCGAGCGAAACCTCGAGGCGCGGACAGAGCCGACCGACGGCGACGCGTTCGTCGTCTCGGTTCCGACGCCGCTGACCGAGCCGAACAAGAGTCCGGACCTCTCCGCGCTCGAGGCCGCCCTCGAATCGATCCGGCCGTACCTCGAGCCGGGCGACCTCGTGAACGTGGAGTCGACGGTGCCGCCGCTGACCTGCGCGGAGACGGTCGTCCCCGCCCTCGAGGCGGCCGGGCTCGACCCGGGCGCGGAGATCCAGCTCGCCCACTCGCCCGAGCGGATCCTCCCCGGCGACGTGTTCGAGGAACTCGTCACCAACGACCGCATCATCGGCGGGATCGACGAGCGGAGCCGCCGCCGCGCCGCCATGCTCTACGAGCCCTTCCTCGAGGGGAGCGTCTACTACACCGACCTGCTGTCGGCCGAGCTCTGCAAGCTCGTCGAGAACACCTACCGGGACGTCAACGTCGCGCTGGCGAACGAGATCGCGCTGATCGGCGAGGAGCTCGACGTCGACGCGAGCGAGGTGATCGACCTCGCGAACTATCACCCGCGCGTCGACGTCCTGCAGCCGGGGATCGGTGTCGGCGGTCACTGCCTGCCGATCGACCCGTGGTTCCTGAACGAGGTCGATCCGGAGCACACGAACCTGATCACGACCGCGCGCCGGATCAACGACAAGATGCCAGCCGTCGCCGCGCGGAAGGTCCGCCGGGCGCTGGCCCCGCTCGCGGACCCGACGGTCGTCGCGTTCGGGGCCGCGTACAAACCGAACGTCGACGACCGCCGGAACAGCCCCGCGGAGCGGATCGTCGCCGACCTGCGCGCCGACGGCTACCGCGTCCGCCACTACGACCGCCACGTCGACGAGTTATCCTACGACGAGCTGTGGTCGGTCCTCGAGCGCGAGTCGCCGGACGTCGTCGTCCAGTTAGTTCCCCACGAGGAGACGGTGGCGGCCCTCGCGGAGCACCGAGTGCGGCTCGACGACGCGGGCATCGAACTGCTCCAGTTCGGCGTCGAGAACCCGATCGAACCGTGA
- a CDS encoding lipopolysaccharide biosynthesis protein, producing the protein MSRSIVRRFSAVFGSKVGVLALTLVTTPILVRLLGSGGYGDYSFLLSTLQWVLVFVYAGAFKGTRKFIAEDRSDDWTDHVFAFYFRLVVVLAAVVVTAVVLLSRSSHVVSFLGPEFSRYFAVLALIIPVRAVFRIGRSTLMGLGLESYSEPLQILDRILFAAMIVTVSVVGGGVAAALTSRVVSTGIAALLALALVSRRIDLSKLASRSAGPVPAKRLAIYSGSTMALSFLLLSLYHVDVILLRLLVGNTATGYYRAALVIAEFLWFVPTAIQITLLHSTSQLWVEERYDRLTEISTRAVRYTVLCTALLALGVAGLAEPVLTLYFGPAFDAAVVPLLLLLPGAIGFAIARPVFAISQGQERLRLLLGVTGVAALLNAALNLVLVPRFGPSGAAIATSLGYGSMFGLHVWNARGLGFDPLADVRALPVAGTVLAAAVPILGLPRLLESDLLSLIVVPPVGAAAFAALALATGAVRPGEIRRVASASPVPTTRLAVLCPDRVVDAVGSRDRDG; encoded by the coding sequence ATGAGTCGAAGCATCGTCCGACGGTTCAGCGCCGTCTTCGGCTCCAAGGTCGGCGTGTTAGCGCTGACGCTCGTCACGACGCCGATCCTGGTTCGCCTCCTCGGGAGCGGCGGCTACGGCGATTACTCGTTCCTGCTCTCGACGCTGCAGTGGGTGCTGGTGTTCGTCTACGCCGGGGCGTTCAAGGGGACCCGGAAGTTCATCGCCGAAGACCGATCCGACGACTGGACGGACCACGTGTTCGCGTTCTACTTCCGGCTCGTGGTCGTCCTCGCGGCCGTCGTGGTGACCGCCGTCGTCCTCCTCTCCCGATCGTCGCACGTGGTCTCGTTCCTCGGTCCGGAGTTCTCCCGGTACTTCGCCGTTCTCGCGCTCATCATCCCCGTTCGAGCCGTCTTCCGAATCGGACGGAGCACCCTCATGGGGCTCGGCCTCGAGTCGTACTCGGAGCCGCTCCAGATACTCGACCGCATCCTCTTCGCGGCGATGATCGTCACCGTGAGCGTCGTCGGCGGGGGCGTCGCGGCCGCCCTGACGAGTCGGGTCGTCTCGACCGGGATCGCGGCCCTCCTCGCGCTCGCGCTCGTCTCGCGTCGGATCGATCTCTCGAAGCTGGCGAGCCGTTCGGCGGGGCCGGTGCCGGCGAAGCGCCTCGCGATCTACAGCGGATCGACGATGGCGCTGTCGTTCCTGTTGCTCTCGCTGTACCACGTCGACGTCATCCTCCTCAGACTGCTCGTCGGGAACACGGCGACCGGCTACTACCGCGCGGCCCTCGTCATCGCCGAGTTCCTCTGGTTTGTGCCCACCGCCATTCAGATCACCCTCCTGCACTCAACGTCGCAACTCTGGGTCGAGGAACGATACGATCGGCTCACGGAGATCAGTACGCGAGCGGTCCGGTACACCGTCCTCTGTACGGCGCTGCTGGCCCTCGGTGTCGCCGGGCTCGCCGAACCGGTTCTCACGCTCTACTTCGGACCGGCGTTCGACGCGGCCGTCGTCCCGCTACTGTTGTTGCTGCCCGGCGCGATCGGGTTCGCGATCGCCCGCCCCGTCTTCGCGATCAGCCAGGGACAGGAGCGGCTGCGTCTCCTGCTCGGCGTCACGGGCGTCGCGGCGCTGCTGAACGCCGCGTTGAACCTCGTGCTCGTCCCTCGATTCGGGCCGAGCGGGGCCGCGATCGCGACGAGTCTCGGCTACGGATCGATGTTCGGACTCCACGTCTGGAACGCCCGCGGGCTCGGGTTCGATCCCCTCGCCGACGTCCGCGCCCTCCCGGTCGCGGGAACCGTGCTGGCTGCCGCGGTGCCGATCCTCGGTCTCCCCCGCCTCCTCGAGTCGGACCTGCTCTCGCTGATCGTCGTGCCGCCGGTCGGTGCCGCGGCGTTCGCCGCGCTCGCGCTCGCGACCGGTGCGGTACGCCCGGGAGAGATTCGACGCGTCGCGTCGGCCAGTCCCGTTCCGACGACCCGACTGGCGGTGCTCTGTCCCGATCGGGTCGTCGACGCAGTCGGATCGAGGGATCGCGACGGGTAG
- a CDS encoding DUF1616 domain-containing protein, with translation MAVFSSLWRLLPRSVREVPADLVAVVGVVVATNLAVFAPVVRDTRLRVPLGLAFVLFVPGYAFVAALFPERGTRSVAGADGTNDGGEFETDPFRRRVLADPITDAGRVVLSVASSVAIVPLLGLAIHFSPVAIRLQSIAVVLSAVTVALAVVATVRRRSVPLESRFRTPYRRWVASARTALFDADSRAETALTVLAATTLVLAVGGVGYAVTAPQHGETFTEVSVLTDAGDGERTADVSPSSDGNGSESVIVTLENNERRTVSYAVVAVEQRIASDGDPDNATVLEQNELRRFEPRLAHGETWSHAHDVEPTLTGDAVRVAWLVYAGGDVPATPSLENADYSAHRWVNASTE, from the coding sequence ATGGCCGTATTCAGTTCACTGTGGCGGCTCCTCCCGAGATCGGTTCGCGAAGTGCCGGCGGACCTCGTCGCAGTCGTCGGTGTGGTCGTCGCGACGAACCTGGCCGTGTTCGCGCCGGTAGTGAGGGACACGCGGCTGCGAGTTCCGCTCGGACTCGCGTTCGTGCTGTTCGTTCCCGGATACGCGTTCGTCGCGGCGCTGTTTCCCGAACGCGGGACTCGGTCCGTCGCCGGTGCTGACGGGACGAACGATGGCGGCGAGTTCGAGACCGACCCGTTTCGACGCCGCGTGCTGGCTGACCCGATCACCGACGCCGGACGCGTCGTTCTCTCGGTCGCCTCGAGCGTCGCGATCGTCCCGTTGCTCGGTCTCGCGATACACTTCTCCCCGGTAGCGATCCGACTGCAATCGATCGCGGTCGTCCTGAGCGCGGTGACGGTCGCGCTGGCGGTCGTCGCGACGGTCAGACGGCGATCGGTCCCGCTGGAATCGCGCTTTCGAACGCCGTACCGACGGTGGGTCGCTTCGGCTCGAACCGCGCTGTTCGACGCGGATTCGCGGGCCGAGACGGCACTGACGGTTCTGGCGGCGACGACGCTCGTCCTCGCCGTCGGCGGCGTCGGCTACGCCGTTACCGCTCCCCAACACGGCGAGACGTTCACCGAGGTGTCCGTGCTGACCGATGCCGGCGACGGCGAACGCACCGCCGACGTCTCTCCGTCGTCCGATGGCAACGGTTCCGAGAGCGTCATCGTCACGCTCGAGAACAACGAACGTCGGACGGTCAGCTACGCCGTCGTCGCCGTGGAACAGCGGATCGCGTCCGACGGCGACCCCGATAACGCGACCGTCCTCGAGCAGAACGAACTGCGACGGTTCGAGCCGCGGCTCGCACACGGCGAGACGTGGTCGCACGCACACGACGTCGAGCCGACGCTGACTGGCGACGCGGTTCGCGTCGCCTGGCTCGTCTACGCGGGCGGGGACGTTCCCGCGACGCCCTCCCTCGAGAACGCCGACTACTCGGCGCATCGGTGGGTCAACGCGTCGACGGAGTGA
- a CDS encoding glycosyltransferase, producing the protein MPSSSIALVVFAAELDREHAAYGAVQNFVDVYESDVDRIAVVGPEHIDIDRSVVDPVPVQRPESSVPPAAVTGYVGYQLRIAAALWRDRDRLDAAFFHIGGTMLLLPLLACKLAGVRTLLFVTGTVTEGVYARRGTGPLVRGLASIVDLVERVTCTLADDVILLSSGMDHPALEWPTSPTVRAVNVNYVDCEAFAKRTPIEERPVDVAFVGRFAAVKGIDDILGALPLLVESNPDIRIALIGDGELSAEVAAFVDRHDLSENVTCTGWVDHDELPAHLDDARTLLLPSRSEGVPKAVLEAMACGTVPVAAAVGGIPDLVDDGSNGFLLGDTDPASIERTVTAVLERDDLDAVSDAARDYIERNYAYSTIRERYRRILLEGETERATAESGRDAESGRESV; encoded by the coding sequence ATGCCCTCGAGTTCGATAGCGCTCGTCGTGTTCGCAGCGGAGTTGGATCGCGAACACGCGGCCTACGGGGCAGTACAGAACTTCGTCGACGTCTACGAGTCCGACGTCGACCGAATCGCCGTCGTCGGCCCGGAGCACATCGATATCGATCGGTCGGTCGTCGATCCGGTCCCGGTACAGCGCCCGGAATCGAGCGTCCCGCCGGCGGCGGTCACCGGATACGTCGGCTATCAGTTACGGATCGCAGCGGCGCTCTGGCGGGACCGCGACCGGCTCGACGCCGCGTTCTTTCACATCGGCGGGACCATGCTCCTCCTCCCCCTGCTCGCGTGCAAACTCGCAGGCGTTCGAACGCTGCTGTTCGTGACCGGAACCGTTACCGAGGGCGTCTACGCCCGCCGCGGGACGGGACCGCTCGTCCGGGGACTCGCCAGCATCGTGGACCTCGTCGAACGCGTCACGTGTACGCTCGCCGACGACGTAATCCTCCTCTCGAGCGGGATGGACCATCCGGCGCTCGAGTGGCCGACGTCGCCGACGGTCCGGGCCGTCAACGTCAACTACGTCGACTGCGAGGCGTTCGCGAAGCGAACGCCGATCGAAGAGCGACCGGTCGACGTCGCCTTCGTCGGGCGGTTCGCGGCCGTCAAAGGGATCGACGACATCCTGGGAGCGCTCCCCCTGCTCGTCGAGTCGAATCCGGATATCCGGATCGCGTTGATCGGCGACGGCGAACTCTCGGCGGAGGTCGCGGCGTTCGTCGACCGCCACGACCTCTCGGAGAACGTGACCTGCACCGGCTGGGTCGACCACGACGAGCTCCCGGCACATCTCGACGACGCGCGAACGCTGCTCCTGCCCTCGAGGTCGGAGGGCGTTCCGAAAGCCGTTCTCGAGGCGATGGCCTGCGGGACGGTCCCGGTCGCCGCCGCGGTCGGGGGCATTCCCGACCTCGTCGACGACGGATCGAACGGGTTCCTGCTCGGAGACACGGACCCGGCCTCGATCGAGCGGACGGTGACTGCCGTCCTCGAGCGCGACGATCTGGACGCGGTGAGCGACGCCGCTCGCGACTACATCGAGCGCAACTACGCCTATTCGACGATCAGGGAGCGGTATCGCCGCATCCTCCTGGAGGGCGAGACGGAACGAGCGACTGCTGAATCGGGTCGAGACGCCGAATCGGGTCGGGAAAGCGTATGA
- a CDS encoding alkaline phosphatase family protein, with protein MSDTLCVLGLDAADYRLANRWGCENMLLENHGELESITHSLDVPATLEVWPTIATGLLPTDHGVTLDTVGWDNATGLSAVVRAVRLLPDPMHERLADLKAQFSDGGYPRTDETTVFDDGTVRNWPGVTPCHVWEREGEWFERVTDGDLSTDEFVRRYFGTTGSCFGWLAGQSLSSVPIVGVHAHILDHTGHMYARRPTALRRIYERVDSLLGWLRSRVDRLVVLSDHGMQTTATDDPEPGVHSDHALVSTTEPGPLPTDVLSVREWLEERIDADRSERTNATIDAPREHLEDLGYL; from the coding sequence ATGTCAGACACGCTCTGTGTACTCGGTCTCGACGCCGCCGACTACCGCCTCGCGAATCGGTGGGGGTGTGAGAACATGCTCCTCGAGAACCACGGCGAACTCGAGTCGATCACGCACTCGTTGGATGTCCCGGCGACGCTCGAGGTGTGGCCGACGATCGCGACCGGACTGTTGCCGACGGATCACGGCGTCACGCTCGATACCGTCGGCTGGGACAATGCGACCGGCCTGAGCGCCGTCGTCCGCGCGGTACGACTGCTCCCCGATCCCATGCACGAGCGCCTCGCCGATCTCAAAGCACAGTTTTCGGACGGCGGCTACCCGCGCACCGACGAGACGACCGTCTTCGACGACGGGACCGTCCGCAATTGGCCCGGCGTGACGCCCTGTCACGTCTGGGAGCGCGAGGGCGAGTGGTTCGAGCGAGTGACCGACGGCGACCTGTCGACCGACGAGTTCGTTCGTCGTTACTTCGGCACGACCGGCTCCTGTTTCGGGTGGCTCGCCGGGCAATCGCTGTCGTCCGTTCCGATCGTCGGCGTTCACGCTCACATCCTCGACCACACGGGCCATATGTACGCGCGACGGCCGACGGCGCTTCGCCGGATCTACGAGCGGGTCGATTCGCTGCTCGGCTGGCTCCGGTCTCGCGTGGACCGACTCGTCGTCCTCTCCGATCACGGGATGCAGACGACCGCGACTGACGATCCCGAGCCCGGCGTTCACTCCGATCACGCGCTCGTCTCGACGACGGAACCCGGCCCGTTGCCGACGGACGTGCTGTCGGTTCGCGAGTGGCTCGAGGAGCGGATCGACGCGGACCGATCCGAACGGACGAACGCGACGATCGATGCCCCTCGAGAGCATCTCGAGGACCTCGGCTACCTCTGA
- a CDS encoding glycosyltransferase family 4 protein, which translates to MRVLNSLADPRVGGPQLRALAVATGLRDRGIETVFHLPDGDDAFERTATDEGFEVVRPGPSQMRPPPNVLANARFAARFLPSVSRLAATIERREIDVVHASMTLAVPAAIAARRTDTPLAWFFNDTGTPWPLDRIAARLARATADEIALAADAVGDHFFDDAVPTRTVYPPVDVDAFDPSTVADGGTVREELGVADDVPIVGTVGNVNPVKGHEYLLRAIARVRDRVGPIAVPIAGKLLESRREYADRLRRLRARLGLEGTVRFLGHRSDVPRLLSSFDVFVLPSVTEACPIAVLEAMAMESAIVATRVGGVPEQLADGTHGWLVPPADPDTLATAIREALAAPAERRRRGAAARRRAIARFSTERCVERHHDLYEAALSRSATSRPIESVRAR; encoded by the coding sequence ATGCGGGTCCTCAATAGCCTCGCCGACCCTCGAGTGGGCGGTCCCCAGTTGCGCGCGCTCGCCGTCGCGACGGGGCTTCGCGACCGCGGTATCGAGACGGTGTTTCACCTGCCCGACGGCGACGACGCGTTCGAGCGCACGGCGACGGACGAGGGATTCGAGGTCGTTCGTCCGGGGCCGTCACAGATGCGACCGCCGCCGAACGTCCTCGCGAACGCGCGCTTCGCCGCTCGCTTTCTCCCGTCCGTCTCCCGGCTCGCGGCGACGATCGAGCGCCGGGAGATCGACGTCGTCCACGCGAGCATGACCCTCGCCGTTCCGGCCGCGATCGCCGCCCGGCGGACGGACACGCCGCTGGCGTGGTTCTTCAACGACACCGGCACGCCGTGGCCGCTCGACCGGATCGCGGCCCGGCTCGCTCGAGCGACGGCGGACGAGATCGCCCTCGCCGCGGACGCGGTCGGCGACCACTTCTTCGACGACGCGGTTCCGACGCGGACGGTGTACCCGCCGGTCGACGTCGACGCGTTCGATCCGTCGACGGTGGCCGACGGCGGGACCGTCCGCGAGGAGTTGGGCGTCGCCGACGACGTCCCGATCGTCGGGACCGTCGGCAACGTCAACCCGGTCAAGGGTCACGAGTACCTGCTGCGGGCGATCGCTCGCGTCCGCGACCGGGTCGGACCGATCGCCGTTCCGATCGCCGGCAAACTGCTCGAGTCTCGCCGGGAGTACGCGGACCGACTCCGCCGCCTTCGCGCGCGCCTCGGGCTCGAGGGGACCGTTCGGTTCCTCGGCCATCGCTCGGACGTGCCGCGACTCCTCTCGTCGTTCGACGTGTTCGTCCTGCCCTCCGTGACGGAAGCGTGCCCGATAGCCGTCTTGGAGGCCATGGCGATGGAGTCGGCGATCGTCGCCACGCGGGTCGGCGGCGTGCCCGAACAGCTCGCGGACGGTACCCACGGCTGGCTCGTGCCCCCGGCCGACCCGGACACGCTCGCGACCGCGATCCGGGAGGCGCTCGCGGCCCCCGCGGAACGGCGTCGACGGGGCGCGGCGGCGCGACGCCGGGCGATCGCCCGTTTCTCGACGGAGCGATGCGTCGAACGCCATCACGACCTGTACGAGGCGGCCCTGTCCCGGTCGGCGACGTCGCGGCCGATCGAGTCGGTACGCGCCCGATAG
- a CDS encoding NAD-dependent epimerase/dehydratase family protein translates to MASVLVTGGLGAIGAPLTEELERRGHDVWVADRPWNERERYYRCDVSEYRQLERVFADREFDYVYHLGAEFGRRNGEDFYETMWQSNAVGTKNVCRLQAEHDFRLIFSSSSEVYGDYDDVMEESVPLEEGPRQLNDYAISKWVNEQQIMNAADRHGTESVRVRFFNTYGPGERYSEYRSVVCKFCYRALHDLPYHVYEDHHRSFTYIDDTVRTLANVVDSFHPGEVYNIAGEEYYDIEELSNMVLGYLGKDDEQVEYRGTEEHNTLNKKASVEKAVRDLGHEQRVSLEEGIPRTIDWMREHYDIE, encoded by the coding sequence ATGGCATCAGTGCTGGTAACCGGTGGACTGGGAGCGATCGGTGCGCCCCTGACCGAAGAGCTCGAACGACGCGGCCACGACGTCTGGGTCGCCGACCGCCCGTGGAACGAACGCGAGCGGTACTACCGCTGTGACGTCAGCGAGTACCGACAGCTCGAGCGGGTCTTCGCGGACCGCGAGTTCGACTACGTCTACCACCTCGGCGCGGAGTTCGGCCGCCGGAACGGCGAGGACTTCTACGAGACGATGTGGCAGTCCAACGCCGTCGGCACGAAGAACGTGTGCCGACTGCAGGCCGAGCACGACTTCCGACTGATCTTCTCCTCGAGCAGCGAGGTGTACGGCGATTACGACGACGTGATGGAGGAGTCCGTACCCCTCGAGGAGGGGCCGCGGCAGCTGAACGACTACGCGATCTCGAAGTGGGTCAACGAACAGCAGATCATGAACGCGGCCGACCGGCACGGCACCGAGTCCGTGCGGGTCCGCTTTTTCAACACGTACGGGCCGGGCGAGCGCTACAGCGAGTACCGGAGCGTCGTCTGTAAGTTCTGCTACCGCGCGTTACACGACCTGCCGTACCACGTCTACGAGGACCATCACCGCTCGTTCACGTACATCGACGACACCGTTCGCACGCTCGCGAACGTCGTCGACTCCTTCCATCCCGGGGAGGTGTACAACATCGCCGGCGAGGAGTACTACGACATCGAGGAGCTCTCGAACATGGTGCTCGGCTACCTGGGCAAGGACGACGAACAGGTCGAGTACCGAGGGACCGAGGAACACAACACGCTCAACAAGAAGGCCAGCGTCGAGAAGGCCGTGCGCGACCTCGGCCACGAACAGCGCGTCTCCCTCGAGGAGGGGATCCCGCGAACGATCGACTGGATGCGCGAGCACTATGACATCGAGTGA
- a CDS encoding sulfatase-like hydrolase/transferase, producing the protein MTASRQLVAALEALEVENVFVYVGDAVRWDATSDRISDRAATVRTVSASTHSPSSFASLATGRYATNHGVVTFDRRLPSDAFRLFDVPDRETRFLNSIFAYAEREHGNAVDPIHSVLDVEPPAVDDPFDGLEPPFVAMERGPGGHAPYGDFAGTASEYFRRRGGADAERLRDEYRRSVELDTDRFFERLTRLEEAGLAEETLVIYTSDHGELLGEGGELGHSSPMRPELVYVPTAFFHPELPAMTIDDVAFHHADLLPTILDALGVEPPVDRSTSFDGRSAARALADEPRPCAYENRVLPSSLPLGSGSLHYEGVWDAGGGYAFARTPLPERLLVLAGKAVASAKRGYVRRHLPHALGAYVSGGASEYGEPAFSEREATQLLERLTADSVTGERVDLSADAEQRLRDLGYT; encoded by the coding sequence ATGACAGCTAGCCGTCAGCTCGTCGCGGCGCTCGAGGCGCTCGAGGTGGAAAACGTGTTCGTCTACGTCGGCGACGCCGTCCGTTGGGACGCGACGTCGGATCGAATATCCGATCGGGCGGCGACGGTGCGAACGGTGAGCGCCTCGACGCACAGTCCCAGTTCGTTCGCCTCGCTGGCGACCGGTCGCTACGCGACGAACCACGGCGTCGTCACGTTCGATCGCCGACTGCCGTCCGACGCGTTCCGGCTGTTCGACGTGCCGGACCGCGAGACGCGCTTTCTCAACTCGATCTTCGCGTACGCCGAGCGGGAGCACGGAAACGCCGTCGATCCGATCCACTCCGTCCTCGACGTCGAGCCGCCGGCCGTCGACGACCCGTTCGACGGCCTCGAGCCGCCGTTCGTCGCGATGGAACGGGGGCCCGGCGGACACGCGCCGTACGGCGACTTCGCCGGGACCGCATCGGAGTACTTCCGGCGGCGGGGCGGTGCGGACGCGGAGCGACTCCGCGACGAGTATCGGCGGAGCGTCGAACTGGACACCGACCGCTTCTTCGAGCGGCTGACGCGCCTCGAGGAGGCAGGGCTCGCCGAGGAGACGCTCGTCATTTACACCTCGGATCACGGTGAACTGCTCGGCGAGGGCGGCGAACTCGGGCACAGTTCGCCGATGCGGCCCGAACTCGTCTACGTGCCGACGGCGTTCTTCCATCCGGAGCTCCCGGCAATGACGATCGACGACGTCGCATTCCACCACGCCGATCTGCTCCCGACGATCCTCGACGCGCTCGGCGTCGAGCCGCCGGTGGACCGGTCGACGTCGTTCGACGGCCGGTCGGCGGCGCGAGCACTCGCGGACGAGCCCCGACCCTGTGCGTACGAGAATCGGGTGCTACCGTCGTCGCTCCCGCTCGGGTCCGGCTCGCTCCACTACGAGGGGGTCTGGGACGCTGGCGGGGGCTACGCGTTCGCCCGGACGCCGCTGCCGGAACGGCTGCTCGTCCTCGCCGGAAAGGCGGTCGCGAGCGCGAAGCGCGGATACGTTCGCCGACACCTCCCGCACGCGCTCGGCGCGTACGTCAGCGGCGGCGCGAGCGAGTACGGCGAGCCGGCGTTTTCCGAGCGCGAGGCGACGCAACTGCTCGAGCGACTGACGGCGGATTCGGTCACCGGCGAGCGGGTCGATCTCTCGGCGGACGCGGAGCAACGACTTCGGGATCTGGGGTACACGTAG